In Natronospira bacteriovora, the genomic stretch TGCGACTCCGGCCTCCAGGCGCACACCCCTGAGTTCGGGCAGGGGCAGGCGGGTATCCGTCAGGCCACCGCCAATCTCGAAACCCCGCAGAACCAGCCAGTCGCCTTCATCGGCGCTCTCCTCGCCCATGCGGTGGCGCCGATAGAAGAGCCGCGCGGTGTTGCTGCGGTTGCGCAGGAAGAAGGATTGACCCTCGTACTCCTGCCCGATCAGCAATCCGAGCGGAACGGCGGGCTCGAAGATTCTCTCCGGCTGGGTTCGGGCGGTACTGGTCAGGCCGGGCTGGCCACCGAGAACCAGCCGTTCCCCACTGTTGCCGGCGTCATCCAGGCTGACCTGAGACAGGGCAAGGCCCGCCATCCCCTGTCTTCCCGCGGCAAGGCTGAAGTGGCCCCGGCGAAGCGACCAGCTCTCCCCTTCCGTGCGGCCTTCGACCGCACTCAGGCCCAGTCCGGCCTGGCTGCGGCGCGAGCCACGCTGACGCTGCCATTGGCTGCCGGCCTGCAGCCAGGACCAGTCACGCCGGTAGTCGTCGCCCGCCAGGCTCACCTCGCTCAGGGCCAGACCAGCGGACACACCATTGCGGAAACGCCCGGCACGGCGATCGGCTTCCAGCCCCATCAGCAGGCCGGTCTGTCGCTGGCGCATCGCCTCGGTGTCCGCGGCATCCCGCTGCTGCGACGGGTCACTGACCTGGTGAAATGCCGCCGCCGTAAGGTCGATCGGCCAACCTCGCCAGCTGCCGGCCAGCAAGGCCCCATTTTCGCTCTCCCGAGATGACAGCGATGCGGCAGCCAGCCAGTCCGTACGCCCGATCAGGTCGCCCCCCTTCACGCCAAGATCCAGGGCCGTTTCCGAACGGGTCCAGCGCCCCGACATCAGGCCGGTCGCAAATTGCGGGCCACGGCCGTATGAACGGGCGGGTGCGTCACTGGGATCGGGGGCGCGCAACTGGAGGGGCACCGGCTGGCGGCCAATGGGTGAGGCCGTCTCCATACTTTCCAGTGGCCACCCGGGCCGGATATCGCTGCCGTTTTCCACCCGCATCAGATCGTGGCCGGAGGGACCGGGCTGCAGATAAAGCAAGGCATCCGTACCCGGTATCGGCTGGGGGGCCAGGGCGGCCTGGACGGATACCGTCACCGGCTGACTGTCGGCCATGCCTTCCTGCCAGCGATCCACGCCGATATAACCGAATCGGCCACGACTGAAATACAGGACGCCATCCGCTGACCAGGCCGGTTGGGCAAGGAAGCTCGACGGCCCGGCATCCAGGGCCAACGCCTCCTCACCGCTGTTCAAATCCTTCAGGCGCAGGGACCAGTGGCCCGCAGCATGCGACAGATAGGCGACGACCTGGCCATCAGGATGGATGCGCGGCTGATCATGCACCAAATTGGTTGAGGCTTCCGAAAGGGACTGGATGCGACCGTCGGCAAGATCCACCCGAACCAGTTCCGAGTAGCCATGACGATAGCGCACGGCCACCGCCCAGCGGCCGTCCGGAGCCGGGTCGGCACGATGTAATCGCCCGCCCTCTGTGATTCGCTCCACCCGGTTCCTGTCCAGATGCCAGCGAAACAGATCGGAGCTGGCAAAGCCGTGCGCATCGGTGCTGAGTCGAGTGAAGAGAATGCTGTTCTCGTCGATCCAGCGCGGGTCATGCACATCACGGCCTTCCGGTGCCGGCAGGCTGTGCAGTGCCTCGCGCGGCAGTGAACGGGGACGAACCGCCATGACATCGTCCGGATCCTTCTCCACCTTCTTCTCTTCGGCTTCCCGCCACTTCTCGAAGCGTTCCGCATTGTCATCCAGTCGATAGACTCGCAGCCCGGCCGGCTCGTTGTTCGAATACTCCACCACGGCCACCCGGTCGCCCGCGGGCGAGACGGCGGGTGCGCCCAGGCGGTGCCCGAATGCCTGCCAGAGCTCACCGCGCACTTCCCTGTCCGCGAACACCGACTCGGCCCTGAGGGCCGCATGAACGGTTTCTGCCATGAAGCGCTGGTACAGCTCGGCGGGTGAGGCACCGAACACACCGCCAAAGGCCTCATTGAAATCCCGCCGGGTATGGGCCGTCTGTCGGGCCCAGACATCACGAAATGCCTGGGGGCTTTCCCGCTCGGCCAGCCACTCGAAGTAAGCGGAACCCACCAGATAGGCGCGCAGGCGGGAATCCCAGTCCTGACCCAGGGTACCGCTCAACTGCCCATAGTTGGGCAGACGGCCCTCACGTGCCCATTGGCGAATGAGCGAAGCCCGCAGGTCGCTGTTGGGCCGCCCGCTGCCGGTCAGTTCACCCTCGAGCCAGGTGGCATAGCCTTCGATCACCCACATGGGAGACTGCATCAGTGGCATCACCGCGGCCGGAAGCCACAACTGCCCGCGAAACCGGTCAAAGGACCGCCGCACGGGACGACTGAGATGGGCCAGATGAACGTGCTCGTGAATCAGCAGCAGTTCCGGCCAGTCGCTGTAATTACCGATCACGGAATCCGCGGCCGGTGGTGTTGTAAACAGCAACATGCGGGCGCGCCCCGTCAGAGGCAGGGCCATGCCATTGGGCTGATTGAAGGGGTCGGCAATGATCACATCCACCGGGCTGTCCGGGGTGAATCCGACCCATTCATGCACTTCATCAGCCACGGCTTCGGCCCGAGCCGCAGCCTTACGGGCCCAGCTTTCCAGTTCGCCGGGGAAATGCACACGGAAGCGCTCCGTCTCAAGGGTCTGCCAGTCAGCCGATGGCGGCGCCGCCAACACCATGCCCGGCCATAGCAGCAGGAACAGCAACCAGCGGCCGTTTACGAACACCTTCAAAGACGATCCCCCTGTTCAAAAGCCATCACTTCGTGGAGATAACGGCGTTCTTCCCCCCTGAGCAGGGTGGTCACCGAAAAGAGTATTTCGCTGGCATCGGACCCGGTATTGCGCACAGCCAGTTCCGTGGGCTCTAGTACCGTACCGGCCATGTCGATAACGCTGCGCTCGGTGTCGATCAGCCAGGCACCGGAAAAGCGGCCACCGGTCACGAGGAGCTCGCTGTTACGTACCGTGAGTGCCGCCTGCTCCCCTTCCCCGCTCCCTTTCAGGCGAATGTTGCGCAGACGGGCCCTGGAGTCCCGTATCTCGAGCCGGGCCACGGCTATATCCGTGAGCAGTGCATCCGGGCAATTTTCGATGACCACTTGCTTGAAGGCACCACTGAGACGGAAGCCACGCTCATCCCTGCAGTGCGCGCTGGCCTCGCCGATCTCATCCGGCATGGCCGACGCCTGCCCCGCCCGCTGACCGGACAGCCCGGCAATCAGGGTGTCATTGAATCGCCCTGGCATTTCCAGCATGGGCGCGTGGCCGGCATCGGGGAACACCGTCAGGCTGGCCAGTGGCAGGCGCGCCTTGAGAATCTCGCCGGTCCGCAGCGGGGCGGTACGATCCGCTTCACCCCAATAGATGCGGGTGGGCGCCCGCACCTGATCCAGACTGGGGCCGAAATCCGTCGCCACCAGGGCCATGCCGGCAATGGTTTCCGCATTGCCACCCAGCACGGCACGCCGGAAGAAACTGCTTTCCAGCATGCGATTGCTGTCCGGTGTGCGACGAACGAACTTGCGGATGGCCGAGGAAACAGCCCGATCCACCGGGTTGTCGGGCCCCCCGCTGCCGTCCACCCGTCCTTCCGCATCACCCACGCGGGCGAGGAAGGCGGCATAGGCCGCACGGTGCAGAATCCCGGCCACGCTGATCAGATGCAGGGACTCCACTTGCTCCGGATAACGGGCGGCATATCGAATGGCAATGGCGCCCCCCAGGGAGTGGCCCACCAGCCTGACGGGCTCCCCGGCAAAGGCCTGGATCACTTCGTGCAACACACTGGCGTAGTTGTCGGGGCTGTAGAGCTCGCCCGAACCGGGCGAAGCCCCGAAGCCGGGCAGATCCAGCACGATGAGTGGATGCTCCTCACGCAGTGCGGCAACCAGGTCCGTCCACACCTCCGAGGCCTCGGTACCGATACCATGCACCAGCACCACCGGTGCCCCCTCCCCGGCGCCACCATGGTGAACGGCGACCCGGGCATTGAAGACGGATTCAGCCAGGGTCGTCGATTTCAGGCCGGGAAAGGCGGAGGCCGCCAGGCCGGGCGCATGCAGGATGGCAATCACGCAGACAATGTATGCCCGAAACCGCATCACGGTGCCTTCAGAACGTGTAGGAACTGGACAGGAAGACGGTCAGGCTGCTGGCCTCCACCGTCTGCGGATCCCGATCCACCGGCAATACCTGGCCCTGACCACGGCCAGCGGCATAACTGAAGCCCAGATCCAGCGAGGAGTTACGCGTGAAGCGGGCAACGCTGGCACTGAAGCCCAGCATGTTGACATGATCGTATTGCACCACCTCGCTGGGCGTGTTGGCATTGTTGGTAAACAGGCCACCCCGCAAGGCCAGGTCATTGCGCAGGTAATACTCAACCCCCATGGCCGCGTTCCAGGTTGCCTCCACTTCCCGGCCATTGGCACCACGGACAGCATCATGAAAGGCGCTGTGGTAGCTGAAGTCACCACTGATCACCAGGCGCGGGCTGTGAAACCAGGCCGCACCGACACGCCATTCCCAGGGATGATCCCGGCGAATGTTGTCACGTGCCTCCACATAGTCGATATCGCCTTCCGGGCAAAGGGTACTTTCAGAGAGGGAGGAGCCGTGGCAGGTGAACTGGATGTAGTTTTCCGCCCCCAGAACGTTGGTCCAGCGGATGCTGCTGCCGATGGCGAGACGATCATGGGGTTCCCACATCACGCCGATGACCGGCTTGATACCCCATTCATCATTCTGGGTCTGCAGGTAGCGCCACTCGATATCACTGTCACCGGCACCCGGCCCGGTGCCGGCATCCACCACGATCAGCTGGTTATTGATCTCTTCCTGGTCACGGAAATGGAAATAGAAGCTGGCACCCACGGAAAGCTGTTCATTGACCCGAATGGCATAGGAAGGCCCAAGCTTGTACACCCACTGGTTGTTATTGAGATTGATGGTGAAGCGATCACGATTGGGAAGCTGGGTGAAGGTCTGGTCCTGATCCTCCTGGATGGCATCGGTGACCACATAGGAAAAGCCGAACACGCCCGGCCCGATGGGCTGGGTGATGCCGAAAAAGTTCGGAATCAGCGTGCCGGATTCACGTTGCCAGTCCTGCCCCTCACCCAGCACATCCTTGTAGACCACGCGGGTGCTGTGCCAGGCATTGACGCTGCCGGACAGGTTCAACTGGTCGGCGTGCACGATGCCGGCCGGGTTGTAATACAGCCCGGAGGGATCGTCCGAGATGGCCGTATAGGCACCGCCCATGGCCGATGCCCGGTTGCCGATCAGCACATCCCGGTAATGAAATTCATCCGCGCTGACCACCGGTGCCACCAGTGACCCCGTCAGCAGTAGCGACAGACACCACCGCAACGGCAGCTTACGGCACATGCCGCTGGAAACGGGCCTGTCGTCGATATCCCTCGATAGCACTCAGATTCTCCTCGTCCTGCAATGCCGTCAGGCGCTTCAGCCGCTCGGAAGTCGCCGGGTGGGTATCAGCCACCTCGTCCACGGCACGTCTGTCCGCTGATTCACTCAGGCGTTGAAGAAAGCGCCCCAGACCTCCCGGATCATAACCGGCACGCGCGGCCAGCAGAACCCCGTCCCGATCCGCTTCGAACTCGTCCTCGTGACGAAGGCCTTCCTCGAACAGCACCGACAGCACCTGATCCACGGCCTGGGAGAAGAACACCTGGGCCACTTCCGTGGCCCCTCCGAAGAAGCGCGTCAGGCCGGCCATGGGTGAACTTTCCGGCGCCCGGATACCCAGGGCCTCGACAATATGGCGGCGATCCACGTGAGCGATCTCGTGGGCCAGCACAGCAGCCAGTTCGGCTTCATCCTCCATCAGCGCCAGCGCCTCGCTGGTAATGAATATGTAGCCGCCGGGCGCGGCATAGGCATTGACCTGCCCGGACTCGATGACTCCGAAATGAAAGTCCAGATCCGGCCGCGTACCGTGCAGGGCCAGGGCCACGCCGACGCGATTGACGTAACGCTGCAGCTCATCGTCGGGATGCAGCGCGTGTCGCGCCAGAATTCGCGCCGCCACTTCACGGCCGACCCGGATTTCGGCACGCTCGTTGGCTTCCGCTTCGGCCACCGGCTGGATCTGGTGCAGGCGCTGGCGAGGGTGGGGATCGCTGGCCAGCAGGGTCGTGGACAGGGCCAGCCCGGCGACAGCGGCAATGATGGTTGCCAATGGCCTCATTGCGTCTCCTCCGCCTCCTCTTCCAGCAGGAACTCCAGTGCCTCATCACCCGAGACCGCCAATGCTTCCAGGCGCCTGAGCGCTTCCACATCCAGATTGGGATCATCCAGCAGACGCTCATCTTCCTCCACGCCGCGGATGGCTCCGGCCGTGGTCACGGCGGAAGCCCGACGCCGGGCGCTGGCATCCATTTCCGCGGCCCGATCCAGATGGCTCTCCCGACGGTTGGGGGGCGTGTCACGCAGAATCAGTGCCGGCATCCAGCCCTCCAGCTCACCCACACGGATGCGATGCCAGCTGTCACCGGCCTCCAGCACCTCCACTTCCATACCCCGTGCCAGGCGCTCAAGGGGTTCGCCGCCAAAGGCCGGCTGGGCCATCAGGGCCGCGTTCTGACTCTGCACGAAAACCACCCGCTCCGCTTCATCCGCGGCCATGGCCGGCCCGCACCAGAAGCTACCCCAGATTCCCACTACCAAGATCACGATGATGAATCGCATCCGCTTTGCTCCCATTCGCTTCTTCTGTTGAATCTATTTGCTGTCCAGTCGGTGCACACCGTCCCAGTCCGGATCCGGGGCCGCGTACATGTAGTGACGACAACGGGCCAGGAAAATCCGGCGCAGTGGGTCGTCCTCCGGGAGGCGCCCCCAGGCCCGGGCCGCACCTTCCCAATCCCTGGCCAGGTAGGCTTCCCAGGCCGTTTCCGTCACATCGCGGATCGCCTCGGCGCCGGCCCGGCGCCGCGGGTCATCCTCGCCGCTTGCCAGGGGCCGCCAGATGGCAATGGCCTTCTCCTTGCCCTTGACCCGCACCCGGTCCACCAGGGCACAGATCACATCATCACCGGCCGCGGCCCGGGTGGTTTCGGAAATCAGCACCGGGCAGTGGTAATGGCTGGTCAGGCCCTCGATTCGGGACGCCAGATTCACGTTGTCCCCGATCACAGTGTAGTCAAGCTTGCGATCGGAGCCGATGTTGCCCAGCACCACCGAGCCGGTGTGCACGCCAATTCCGGTATTCAGGGGTGGCCACCCTTCCGCAATTAACTGCTGATTGAGCTGCTCGC encodes the following:
- a CDS encoding alpha/beta fold hydrolase — encoded protein: MRFRAYIVCVIAILHAPGLAASAFPGLKSTTLAESVFNARVAVHHGGAGEGAPVVLVHGIGTEASEVWTDLVAALREEHPLIVLDLPGFGASPGSGELYSPDNYASVLHEVIQAFAGEPVRLVGHSLGGAIAIRYAARYPEQVESLHLISVAGILHRAAYAAFLARVGDAEGRVDGSGGPDNPVDRAVSSAIRKFVRRTPDSNRMLESSFFRRAVLGGNAETIAGMALVATDFGPSLDQVRAPTRIYWGEADRTAPLRTGEILKARLPLASLTVFPDAGHAPMLEMPGRFNDTLIAGLSGQRAGQASAMPDEIGEASAHCRDERGFRLSGAFKQVVIENCPDALLTDIAVARLEIRDSRARLRNIRLKGSGEGEQAALTVRNSELLVTGGRFSGAWLIDTERSVIDMAGTVLEPTELAVRNTGSDASEILFSVTTLLRGEERRYLHEVMAFEQGDRL
- a CDS encoding M48 family metalloprotease, whose protein sequence is MRPLATIIAAVAGLALSTTLLASDPHPRQRLHQIQPVAEAEANERAEIRVGREVAARILARHALHPDDELQRYVNRVGVALALHGTRPDLDFHFGVIESGQVNAYAAPGGYIFITSEALALMEDEAELAAVLAHEIAHVDRRHIVEALGIRAPESSPMAGLTRFFGGATEVAQVFFSQAVDQVLSVLFEEGLRHEDEFEADRDGVLLAARAGYDPGGLGRFLQRLSESADRRAVDEVADTHPATSERLKRLTALQDEENLSAIEGYRRQARFQRHVP
- a CDS encoding TolB family protein, whose amino-acid sequence is MKVFVNGRWLLFLLLWPGMVLAAPPSADWQTLETERFRVHFPGELESWARKAAARAEAVADEVHEWVGFTPDSPVDVIIADPFNQPNGMALPLTGRARMLLFTTPPAADSVIGNYSDWPELLLIHEHVHLAHLSRPVRRSFDRFRGQLWLPAAVMPLMQSPMWVIEGYATWLEGELTGSGRPNSDLRASLIRQWAREGRLPNYGQLSGTLGQDWDSRLRAYLVGSAYFEWLAERESPQAFRDVWARQTAHTRRDFNEAFGGVFGASPAELYQRFMAETVHAALRAESVFADREVRGELWQAFGHRLGAPAVSPAGDRVAVVEYSNNEPAGLRVYRLDDNAERFEKWREAEEKKVEKDPDDVMAVRPRSLPREALHSLPAPEGRDVHDPRWIDENSILFTRLSTDAHGFASSDLFRWHLDRNRVERITEGGRLHRADPAPDGRWAVAVRYRHGYSELVRVDLADGRIQSLSEASTNLVHDQPRIHPDGQVVAYLSHAAGHWSLRLKDLNSGEEALALDAGPSSFLAQPAWSADGVLYFSRGRFGYIGVDRWQEGMADSQPVTVSVQAALAPQPIPGTDALLYLQPGPSGHDLMRVENGSDIRPGWPLESMETASPIGRQPVPLQLRAPDPSDAPARSYGRGPQFATGLMSGRWTRSETALDLGVKGGDLIGRTDWLAAASLSSRESENGALLAGSWRGWPIDLTAAAFHQVSDPSQQRDAADTEAMRQRQTGLLMGLEADRRAGRFRNGVSAGLALSEVSLAGDDYRRDWSWLQAGSQWQRQRGSRRSQAGLGLSAVEGRTEGESWSLRRGHFSLAAGRQGMAGLALSQVSLDDAGNSGERLVLGGQPGLTSTARTQPERIFEPAVPLGLLIGQEYEGQSFFLRNRSNTARLFYRRHRMGEESADEGDWLVLRGFEIGGGLTDTRLPLPELRGVRLEAGVALIQDNPLPDRTRAWVNLRYEW
- a CDS encoding OmpP1/FadL family transporter, translating into MLSRDIDDRPVSSGMCRKLPLRWCLSLLLTGSLVAPVVSADEFHYRDVLIGNRASAMGGAYTAISDDPSGLYYNPAGIVHADQLNLSGSVNAWHSTRVVYKDVLGEGQDWQRESGTLIPNFFGITQPIGPGVFGFSYVVTDAIQEDQDQTFTQLPNRDRFTINLNNNQWVYKLGPSYAIRVNEQLSVGASFYFHFRDQEEINNQLIVVDAGTGPGAGDSDIEWRYLQTQNDEWGIKPVIGVMWEPHDRLAIGSSIRWTNVLGAENYIQFTCHGSSLSESTLCPEGDIDYVEARDNIRRDHPWEWRVGAAWFHSPRLVISGDFSYHSAFHDAVRGANGREVEATWNAAMGVEYYLRNDLALRGGLFTNNANTPSEVVQYDHVNMLGFSASVARFTRNSSLDLGFSYAAGRGQGQVLPVDRDPQTVEASSLTVFLSSSYTF